From the Planktothricoides raciborskii GIHE-MW2 genome, the window ATCATAGAAACCCGGTTTCTGGGTCGGGGTTGAGAAACCGGGTTTCTTTAGACCATCTTTGTCACCCCACCAAAATCATCATAGAAACCCGGTTTCTGGTCGGTGTTGAGAAACCGGGTTTCTTTAGACCATCTCTGCCACCCCACGAAAATCATCATAGAAACCCGGTTTCTGGGTTGTTTATTAATTTAATGGTGCGTCTAGGCGCTGAAAAAAAATTCTCGGTTAGGTTGCCAAAAAATAGCAGCGCCTAACACACCCTACCTCTATGCTAATCTAGAGATATAGGATTGCTGTATCCTTCTTTTGTACTTGTTTTATTGATTACAATCTTATGAATACTTTGCCAGAAATTGAACAAGCCGTTCGCCAACTTTCATCAGAGGATCTTGCTGCTTTTAGAGTTTGGTTTGCCGAGTTTGATGCCCAAAATTGGGATCGCCAATTTGAAGCAGACGTGGCAGCAGGTCGTCTTGATGCTTTGGCAGAAAAAGCATTAAAAGTTCAGAAACCGGGTTTCTTTAGACCATCTCTGTAACCCCACCAAAATCATCATAGAAACCCGGTTTCTTAGTTATTTACAAATTAATTTAATGGTGCGTTACGGCGCTGAAAAAAAATCTCGGTTAGGTTGCCAAAATAATAGCAGCGCCTAACACACCCTACCCAGGCTAGAAAAATCCGGTTTATTAATCAGTTATTAATCCCTTATACTTATATCATAATTATGTCTGCCACTAACCCGAACAACTTCAACTTCTTAAGTAGAATCGCCGCATTAGTCGGCCTAATCAGTGCTTCCCTGTATTTCACCGGGTGGATTTATCGCTGGTCGTATTTTGGCTTTTTCCACCTAGAAGTCACTACCCTCGATTTAGCCTTTGAATCTTTCTTAATTGTACCACTTCAAGTGTTTTTTGTCAATAACCAGCCCCGCCTTCCAGCGGTTTTATTATTCCTCTTATTTCCCCTAGCTGCTTGGCTGATTATCGTTATATTTCAGGGTCTAGATTTATGGTTGGTGCAATGGCAAAACCGCTGGCGAATTCGCTTAATTCGTTACTGCCAAAAAGCGGAAAATTACCGGCTGCGTTGGCTGCAACCTTGGGCAAAATTATGGGGATTAAACCTGCGGCAATGGTCGCCCCAACCTGTAGACCTTTCGCAGACTTTAGTAGATGAAGCGATTAAAGTGGCTTTAGCTTTAGTCGCCTTATTTTGGTTAGCCAGTAACCAAGGTTTAGCGGATGCTCAACGAGATGCTTTTAATCAAACTTCCACTTTACCCGTGGTGACTTTAATTGTTCCAGAAAATATGCTGAGTTTTGGCCGCCAATTCGATCCCCCAGAGGCATTAGCGGACAAACAAGCGGCAAATCAGTTTAGAATGATCGGCGATCGCGGATTAATTGAAGCGGTGCGCGGCGCGTCAGAATTAAACGATCTAAAAAATCAAAAAGTGTGGCGGTTGCTGATCGAACGAGATGGCTGGATTTATCTGTTTAGAACCCTGAAACCTTGCTCGGATAGCCAGTTAATTTGTGCCGCCAATAAAAATGAACGCCCATTAGTTTTAATGGTCAGAGAAAGTCAGTTAGGCAATCAATTGTTAATTTTAAGTCCGAGTCCCTCTAAGGAATAGATATGCGTTTTTGAGCGATCGAGTAAAATTTATTTATTAAAATTTTAGTTTGTGCTCTTTAAATCTCAATATTAGAGACGATTAGGGGCGCCAGCATTGCGCCCCTAGCCTTTAAATTTACTGAAATAATTACTATCCAACACTAGCCAAACAAAACTAGCCAAACAAAGGCAATTCTTCGGCGATCGCCGCTTGACCGGGATAAATTTGGCGACTACCTTTAGGCACATAAATCCAGCCTAAATCTTGCAGACGATTCACTAAATTTGAGATACTCACCCCCAACTCATCTTTTAATTGATATAAATGCTGCCAACGAGTTAAATCTCTTTGATGGGCTTTTTCCATTAAAATATGTCTGGGCATGAGCAAACAACCGGCAAAATATTGGGCTTGCCATTCAATAGAGTCTAGTTCCCGAGAACTGCCTTTGCCCCGGCAAAAAAACGGATCGTTACTATTAAGATTGTCCGGTTCGGGCTTCTCCGTGGGGAAAGTCACCCCATCCGCCACTTCTTGATTAATATGTAAAACCCAATGGCCAATTTCATGGGCTAAGGTTGACTCTTGAAACCCTTGGGGCAGATCCAAGATATCCTCGTTAATTTCAATCAGCCGTTGCTGGGGCAAAATTCGGGCAGCGATCGCGCCTAACTCGTCGGGGGAGATGGGTTCCCACACCACCCCCAAATCCAAAAAATCCGCCACCAGAGTGGCATCAAACGGCCAACTAGGGGCAAATTGGCAGCCGCGTCCCTGCATCCGTCTCAGCAAATGGCTGGCTTGATACTCAATTGCTGATTTGGAATAAAAGCGATACGGCTTAAAAATGCTCATAGCTTATTCCCCCTCGTTCACGGTTTGAAACACTTTCTGGGCAAATTCGGGATTTTCCTGCATTCGGCGCAACAAAGCAGGCATCGCCTTATAGTTTTGCTTGAGAAATTCCTCGTACTCTTGCGGCAGTCGTCCGGCTAACACGATCAACTCTTCCGGGTCTAAATGCAGGTGCTTGGCCAAACCCCGAATCACATCTTCCTTGGGGGCATAGTCGGCGCGATCGTTTTCCAGCTTAGACAAATAGCTGAAGTTGACCCCCAGCAGCTTGGCCAAGTCTCTTTGGCTATATCCATTGTCCTTCCGGGCTTGCAAAATGAGCTTTCCAAAGGTCTGTTCCACGGCTGTATCTCCTACTCTGTCTAGATTTTAGGCCATTTGACAAAAAAATCAATTTTTTAGTTGACGTTTTATTCAACAAGTGTTAGACTGAATTTAGTTGATTAAAAAATCAACTCAGCCGCCCCGCTAAGTTGAATATTAAGTCAACTTAAGTATAACACCAGCCATGTCTGACTGGATTGGTAACGGAACGGGAAGGGGCGATCGTTGCGTCGGCGTTGCCACAGGTGTACAGATTGGGAGGAACCATGCTCAAGACTTGGAGAGATACTCATTACCAACTGGATAGCGAAGATTGGCTTTACATTGCCAAACATGAGGATCAAGGTGCCGCTTCCCTAGTTTGCCCCGGCTATGCTCGCGATGGCTGCGGGTTTAGCATTCATTTTACTCCGGATCATATTGAGTTATTAAAAAATCTGATTGCGGTGCTGCAAAGCTGTGCTAGTCCACCCATGAATCAGCCCATCAATCCGTTAGCAAATCAGCCCACAGGAGGCGATCGCGAAACTATTCTCAATCAAAAATATCGAGGAAATAGTTACAAATATCCAGATCCAGAAATTCAGCGACATTTAATTCAATAGTCAGCCGCAAAGTAGCAACGTAGGGTGTGTTAGGCGGTCAGAATTACCAATCAATTACAATCACCCAGATTTTACCGCCGTAACGCACCAGCTTGAATAATTTTTCAACAGCAAAAAATCAGCATTCAGGGTCGAGTCAGTGACGGTTTTAAGAAAGCATCCCCATTGTTTATACCGTCCGGGGGGAAGCATTCGCGGATCTATCTCCCGGAAAAACCAAAAAGTTATTGCTGCGGTAAGCTTTCGCCATGCCGTAGGCTATATGCTTCGTCCCTACAAATAAACAATATGGGATTATGCCCATTTTTACAACTATCAAATTATCACTCATAGGAGTTTTTTATCATGGCTAAGAAAGCAACAATTTCCGTTTTTGGCGTCAAACCGGATAATGCTATTATTGTTCCCGAATTACCTCTAGCGGTTCGCAATAACTGCCAAAGCGGTAAATGGACGATTGGCGATAATGAATATGGCTCCAAACTCGGTATGACCATCTTAAAATTTAGTAAATTTTTCGGCAGCTTAGGTCAAACCCAAAATACCATCTGGGGTCAGTTGTGGTTTGTCGCCGAATCTGGAGAATTACCCCAAAATGTGGTGATGGTGACTTATATAAAAGGTCGCAGTTTGCGGGATTTTAATCGCTTAGTCGCCTCAGTGCAAAGCCGGGGAATTGAGCCGGCAGAGGGCATTTTTGTGCCGGATTTTATGAAACATTCCGGGCAAAAACCCGATGAAGCAGGAGTGATTAAACCCATTAACTATTATAGTCTAAAATGGAATTGGGTTGAACGTTCTGATTGGTCGATGTTGGAAAAAGCTGCCGCTGTTTTAGCCGAACCGAGCAATCACAGCCGGATGATTGATTTAGACAGTACGGCAAATATGATTTGTTTGGACAATTTGCCCCCCCATGAAATCGCCAGTTTAATGATGGCTTATACTAATGGTCACGAGTCTAATGGGGAGTTAAGTTTAGTGGGGGCTAATGAGGGTTTGCCCCGCTTACCAGAAATGGCTGATGCGGTGTAATGGTTAATGGTTAATGGTTAATGGTTAATGGTTATTTGTTATTTGTTATTGGTTGGTGGCTATTTGTGGTTTGGCTAACTAATAACGAATAATCATTAACCATTAACCAGCCTCGTTTTTATGCTTTAATTAAGGAAAAATCAGCCATGAAAAAAGTTGCAGTTTCCCTGAATGAAGCTTTGTGGGAAAAGCGGTTAAGAAGCAATTTATCGACGATAGAAGATATTCGCATTGATGGATTGAATGATTTAAGGGCGATGCAAGATGATTTCCACCATTGGCAAACGGTGTTAATTTCTTTGCAAGAGAATTATCAGGCACTTTTGGCACAAAATCAACGCCTAAAATCCATGTTGCTAGGTAGTATTGATGAGTGTTATTGCTGGCCTGGAAATAGATGCGATCGCTGTACTAAAATAATTGAATTGCTCGGTGATTTTGTTCGATAGGATGTAGGATGTAGGGTGTGGGGGCTGGGGTGCGGGGCGACCGCCAATCGTGCGGAGGGGGCTGGATCGGGCGACATTCAACGGTCAACGAATAATGAATAACGAATCACGAATAACAATAATGGGAGTACAACTATGGCGATAATTTCACAACCAGAAACCAAAGAACAGATTTTGTCAGCGTTTCAAAAGCTGTTAGCGGAAAAGAAAAAGAATGAGTCTAAGGTTTACACCAAAGAAGAGGCAGCGAAGAAAGAAAAGAATCAAGAATTAATTGAAGTTGCCGCTACTTATACGGTTGATAGTATTGTCAATGGGATGGCTTCCCTACAATTAAATTTTGGCAGTATTATCCATGATTTATCCGCACGGTTGAGTACCGAATTTTCTAAGCTGGATGAACTGAAGCAGGCGATCGCGATCGAAAAACAGCACCTAGAAAACTTGCAGCAAATTCGCTTGGTGGCAGATGCCCTCCATATTTTAAACCAAGAACACCAAGAGAAGTTGCAAACTCTGGAAAATCAAGCCGCCCTGCAAAAAGAAGTTATTGAAAAAGAAAAAAATCAACTGCGAAAAGCCTGGGAAAAAGAAGAAGCTGAATTTGAGTTGTCTGTGGCGGAAGAAAATGAGTTATTACTCAAACAACGCGCCCAAGAAAAAGCGGACTATGATTATGAAATGGAACGCTTACGCAAGGTGGAAATGGATCGCTATGAAGAAACAAAACGACAACAACAACGCTCCTTAAAAGAACAAAACGAGGAAAAAGAAAAGGATTGGCAAGTGCGCGAAAAATACCTAGAAGACAATCAAGCGGAATTTGCCGAAAATGAAAATAAAATTGCTGGCTTTGAGGAAGAACTGAAGAAGGCTTATATTAAGGCGAAAGAAGAAGCAATTAAAGAAGCTGAACGAGAAGCGAAGGTCAAGACCGATTTGTTTGAGAAAGAGTGGGAATCCACCCAACAAGGGTATGATTTGAAAGTCACGTCATTAGAAGCGACGATTCAACGCCAAAATGAACAAATTAATAATTTAATTGCTCAACTGCAAGAAGCGACCAAGCAAGCACAAGAGTTAGCGATGAAGGCTTTTCAAACTTCTGGGAATAACGGTTAATTGGTAATATTATTTTGTCGGTTGGGTTGAGAAACGAAACCCAACCTAGCTTAAAGCGAATTAATTGCTCTGATAAAAATGGATCGATTAGGAGAATTCACGATGACTAAAAAACTTAATGCAAAAAGTACCAAGGCGGAAATTTTAGAAGTTTTGACAGAAGTTACTCAGGAAAAGTCAAACCTAGAGGCGGAAATTAAAAAGCTGCATAAAGAATTGCAGTCTGCTGCCAAATCTCCCGCATCTATGCCCGCTACCAAAGTAACAGAAACTATTAAAGGAAAAGAACCTATGAAAGCAACGGTTAATGCTCAAGATAATGCTCAAGATAATGCTCAAGATAATGCTCAAGATAAAATGAATCAGATTATTGAAAGTTTGACGCAATTGCAATTGGGTTTTGGGGGGGCAGTTAGTGATTTATCAGAAAAGCTGACGACGGAAGCTTCTGCCCTGGATGATGTGCAAACTTTGGTGACGGAAGAGTTAGAAATTTTAAAAGAGTTACATGGTTTAGAAGATGTTGCGGAAACGACTCTGGATGAGTTGATTGGGTCTTATGAGGAAAATTCTAAGACTTTTGAACAGGAGGAAAGTGAGCAACGCGAAACTTTAGACCAAGAGATGCAGGATTTACGCAAGGGTTGGCGGAAAGAACAAGAAACCCATCAAAGTCAGGTTAAAGAACGGAATGAAATTCATCATAAAAATCGCCATCGTGATGTGCAAGAATATCGCTATAATTTAGAGTTAGAGCGGCAGTTAGATAGTGAAGCTTATGAGGAGAATAAGAAATCTATTTATAAAGAACTGAGTGAGATTAAAGCAGCCCAAGAAAAAGCCTGGGCTGAACGGGAAAAAACGATTAGCGATCGCGAAAAAGCCTATAGTGAAGCTAAAGCAAAAGTCGAGGCTTTCCCAGAGGAACTGGAGAAGAATATTAAGAATGGGAAAGAAAATGGCCGGAATATTGGCACCTATCAAGCGAAGGTGAAAGCGGATTTACGGGAAAAAGAAATTGAAGGCCAAAAACGAAATTATCAGTTGCGTATTGAGTCTCTGGAAGAAACGATTAAAGACCAAAATGCCCGAATTCAAAGTTTGTCTAAACAACTTGATGCGGCGTTGAAACAGGTACAAGATTTGGCGGTGAAAGCGATCGAAGGGGCGTCTAATGTCAGTTCGTTCCAAGCGGTGAAAGAAATTTTGTTAGAACAACAAAATAAAAATCAACAGAAGACTAAGTAGTTAAAATTAGCTAATTTTAGCTAAAATTTAGCCTCGCAATTTATCCGCAAAATTTACCACAATTGTCTCAGCTATCACATCACAGGGGTTTACATCAGGACAACCAGGGATGGAAACAGCCCTGGTTGTCCTGATGTTGGTTGTTGGTTGGTGGTTGTTGGTTGTTGGTTGGTGGTTGTTTGAATAACCAACAACTAATAACTAATAACCAAAGAATCCCTACCCAACAACAAATAACAAATAACAAATAACAATATTATTTAGGTAGGATTGGGGGAGGTAATCTAAAATACCGGCATAAACCCATGCGTGTTTTCGGGACTTATGGAAGTAATTAGAGGAAATTGGTTAAAAATTGCGGAATATATCTCCTTGCTTGGGGCGGCGATCGGCGCGATCGCGGCGATATTTTTTGCAGCGGTGGTTTATGCAGGGGTATTGCTGTTTCTTTCTCTCTGGCTGAATTTGATGATTAGATATCGTTGGCATCAGATCAACCAAGAAGAGATGATTCATGCCACGATGACCTTGGAAAATTTGCTGCTGGATATTCGGGGGGCGATCGCCGAACGGGTGGAACAGATGAAAACCGAAATCGCCCAAGTACACAAAGCAGCCAAAAATCATGCCTCCCATGAGGATATCGATAATTTAATTATGGCGATCTCCCAGGTGCAAGGGGAACTGAGTATCCTGGATGACTCCGTAATTCCCGTCAAAGAACAACTAGACACTTTAATTACCACGGTAAAACATTATTCAGTTTCCCCACAACGGTTAGAAGATTGGCAAGTACAACTGACGGAAATCCTAACTCGCTTAGAAGCGCGATTCCGCGAAGCGGATCCTTTACAGGAATCGCTCTCCCAAGCAGCATTTGCAGAAATCCAGAGATGTTATCAAGAAATTGCCGATTCCATTAATGAATTAAAACAAATTCGAGCGACTAGCTTTAACACATTTCCCACCGCATCTGCCACCGACTTATTAGAATCAGAATCCTTAGAATCCGCAGAATTCTCAGAATCCGCAGAACCCGCAGAAACCTTAGAATTCTCAACCCTGACCGCAGCAGTGACGGACGCGGATCAAGAAACCTGGGGAACTCCTGAACCATTTGAGGAACCAGTGACCTCCGTGACCTCCGTGACCTCATTGGTGGGGCAATTTCGCCACACCTCAGATCAAGCCTCAGATCAAGCCTCAGATCAAGCTTCAAATCAAGCCTTAGATCAAGTCCATAACCAAAATCCGATCCCAGCAACAGACCCAGACACGCCATATTTATCAGAATCGGATGTCCCAGAAGCAGGGGCATGGACTCCAGTA encodes:
- a CDS encoding ImmA/IrrE family metallo-endopeptidase, which translates into the protein MSIFKPYRFYSKSAIEYQASHLLRRMQGRGCQFAPSWPFDATLVADFLDLGVVWEPISPDELGAIAARILPQQRLIEINEDILDLPQGFQESTLAHEIGHWVLHINQEVADGVTFPTEKPEPDNLNSNDPFFCRGKGSSRELDSIEWQAQYFAGCLLMPRHILMEKAHQRDLTRWQHLYQLKDELGVSISNLVNRLQDLGWIYVPKGSRQIYPGQAAIAEELPLFG
- a CDS encoding helix-turn-helix domain-containing protein; translation: MEQTFGKLILQARKDNGYSQRDLAKLLGVNFSYLSKLENDRADYAPKEDVIRGLAKHLHLDPEELIVLAGRLPQEYEEFLKQNYKAMPALLRRMQENPEFAQKVFQTVNEGE
- a CDS encoding pentapeptide repeat-containing protein — its product is MEVIRGNWLKIAEYISLLGAAIGAIAAIFFAAVVYAGVLLFLSLWLNLMIRYRWHQINQEEMIHATMTLENLLLDIRGAIAERVEQMKTEIAQVHKAAKNHASHEDIDNLIMAISQVQGELSILDDSVIPVKEQLDTLITTVKHYSVSPQRLEDWQVQLTEILTRLEARFREADPLQESLSQAAFAEIQRCYQEIADSINELKQIRATSFNTFPTASATDLLESESLESAEFSESAEPAETLEFSTLTAAVTDADQETWGTPEPFEEPVTSVTSVTSLVGQFRHTSDQASDQASDQASNQALDQVHNQNPIPATDPDTPYLSESDVPEAGAWTPVTWSQENWVSTAIAAQIVPQTETPEDNLPENLAITQRQPTELQIPQAILANEALNLYPVSIWQTYAPPDSESLMASTFNDPLALMMADTSPHLDLSHTNLSGVSLAGANLAGATLTQANLSGTDLSGADLRGADLRGADLSGANLDQADLEGANLAWANLIAVDLKTANLRGANLCEANLVSQNLCGLNLSHTNFNGANLEASQMIAVNLSGSQLIAANLTHVNLTAANLEFANLTAANLTGATIDRANFGEGDTQTILTKTIMPNGTERDKAT